The following are encoded in a window of Ruminiclostridium herbifermentans genomic DNA:
- a CDS encoding heme NO-binding domain-containing protein, translating to MKGTVVTNWLKSLEALYGEDIVAKALASNSWPEGRIINPKENIEDESIFAVMNSAAKLIGKPIEEVWREVGRSNIVSFSKWFPSFFERASLKGFLMMMDHVHTQLTKMIPGAKPPRLIAKELSTNEIEMRYSSRRGMYDYFLGLLEGSATFFNEKLTYDEIERGTDGENKFLRVKIKFEKESKKPKKFILSKVLSLGFLKSIPLKTSVLPAIISTAALAIVFPGQGILKYGISCILIFLLILAASKISQQPIRYLNKELDNLINLDFSEKILVQSGDEVEKFADRMNILKETMTKDFLFLKGGSDDMYSFTSSFSEIASKMEFVSDGISSLVYEVANGAVHQAEETEKSVYILNSNIEEINRITSEQTDGKGNLEEAVNKLESSFNQTEKVASMLLNVRNNFEQVNNDGVQLSKQVNEILDIVNTVADVADQTNLLALNAAIEAARAGEAGKGFAVVADEIRNLAESSRTSVNVINDSLMMFTGQVSGFVEKINEQFAQLEESSKTLADVLNGNRNSTQQIVVVANLIANLVAQLSSETQKLSSINENMHSLAAIAEENSASSEEMSSNVSEYSDKIKDLVQNIQMLEDLLDMYKTELRKYTI from the coding sequence ATGAAAGGAACAGTAGTTACAAATTGGTTAAAAAGCTTGGAAGCACTATATGGAGAAGATATTGTTGCTAAAGCGTTGGCTAGTAATTCTTGGCCAGAAGGCAGGATTATTAATCCAAAAGAAAATATCGAAGATGAATCAATTTTTGCTGTGATGAATTCTGCTGCAAAACTGATTGGAAAGCCTATAGAAGAGGTATGGAGAGAAGTTGGACGAAGTAACATAGTATCTTTTTCAAAATGGTTTCCTTCATTTTTTGAAAGAGCAAGTCTTAAAGGCTTTTTGATGATGATGGATCATGTGCATACTCAGTTAACTAAAATGATTCCTGGCGCAAAGCCTCCAAGGTTGATAGCAAAAGAATTATCTACAAATGAAATTGAAATGAGATATTCTTCAAGACGCGGAATGTATGATTATTTTCTTGGGTTGCTAGAGGGCAGTGCAACATTTTTTAATGAAAAGCTAACATATGATGAAATTGAAAGAGGTACCGATGGAGAGAATAAATTTTTACGTGTTAAAATAAAATTTGAAAAAGAAAGTAAAAAGCCTAAGAAATTTATACTTAGCAAGGTGCTATCTCTAGGTTTTTTGAAGTCCATTCCATTAAAAACCAGTGTGCTTCCAGCAATTATTTCAACAGCAGCCTTAGCAATTGTATTTCCCGGACAAGGAATACTAAAATATGGAATCAGCTGTATATTAATTTTCCTGCTGATTTTAGCGGCATCTAAAATATCTCAGCAGCCTATACGTTATCTAAATAAAGAACTGGACAATCTTATAAATCTTGATTTTTCTGAAAAAATTCTTGTGCAAAGTGGAGACGAAGTAGAGAAATTTGCAGATAGAATGAATATACTTAAAGAAACAATGACAAAGGACTTCCTTTTCCTTAAGGGCGGAAGTGATGACATGTATTCGTTTACATCTTCATTTTCAGAAATTGCCTCTAAAATGGAGTTTGTTTCTGATGGTATATCCAGCTTAGTGTATGAGGTTGCTAATGGTGCAGTTCATCAGGCTGAAGAAACAGAAAAATCTGTTTATATTTTAAACTCAAATATTGAGGAAATTAACAGAATTACCTCTGAACAGACTGATGGTAAAGGCAATCTTGAAGAAGCAGTAAATAAGCTTGAAAGCTCTTTTAATCAAACCGAAAAAGTAGCAAGTATGCTTTTAAATGTAAGAAATAATTTTGAACAAGTAAATAATGATGGTGTGCAGTTATCAAAACAGGTCAATGAGATATTGGATATAGTAAATACTGTTGCTGATGTGGCTGATCAAACTAATTTGCTGGCTCTTAATGCTGCCATTGAGGCTGCAAGAGCAGGTGAAGCAGGAAAGGGCTTTGCTGTTGTAGCAGATGAAATCAGAAATCTGGCAGAAAGCTCAAGAACCTCAGTAAATGTAATTAACGACAGCTTAATGATGTTTACTGGGCAAGTTTCTGGATTTGTTGAAAAGATAAATGAACAATTCGCACAATTAGAAGAGAGCAGCAAAACTCTTGCGGATGTATTAAACGGTAATAGGAATTCTACACAGCAGATTGTAGTGGTTGCCAATTTAATTGCTAATTTGGTTGCACAGCTATCTAGTGAAACACAGAAATTATCAAGCATTAATGAAAATATGCATTCGCTGGCTGCTATCGCAGAAGAGAATTCGGCATCATCAGAGGAAATGAGTTCTAATGTATCAGAATATTCTGATAAAATTAAGGACTTGGTTCAGAATATTCAAATGCTTGAAGATTTGTTGGATATGTATAAGACAGAATTGAGGAAATATACAATATAG
- a CDS encoding NADP-dependent isocitrate dehydrogenase, with protein sequence MAKIIMKTPLVEMDGDEMTRIIWKMIKDILILPYIDLKSEYYDLGLEYREKTGDQVTIDSAMATKKYGVAVKCATITPNAERVKEYNLTQMWKSPNGTIRAILDGTVFRAPILVDSIKPFVKSWVKPITIARHAYGDVYKNVEYRVPEAGKAELVFTNEKGEETRQTIFDFKGPGIIQGQHNIDKSIESFARSCFNYALDQKQDVWFATKDTISKQYDHRFKDIFQEIYDKEYDAKFKEAGIEYFYTLIDDAVARVVRSEGGFIWACKNYDGDVMSDMVATAFGSLAMMTSVLVSPEGYYEYEAAHGTVQRHYYQHLEGKETSTNSMATLFAWTGALRKRGELDGIKELVEYADKMDKASIQTIESGIMTKDLAMLSELKDIKTVNTEQFLLEVKKTFDAM encoded by the coding sequence ATGGCAAAGATTATTATGAAAACTCCACTTGTTGAGATGGATGGAGACGAAATGACCAGAATAATCTGGAAGATGATAAAGGATATTTTAATTCTACCTTATATCGACTTAAAATCTGAATACTATGACTTAGGTCTAGAATACAGAGAAAAGACTGGTGACCAGGTTACAATTGATTCTGCAATGGCAACAAAAAAATATGGAGTAGCTGTAAAATGTGCTACTATTACTCCTAATGCTGAGAGAGTTAAGGAATATAATCTTACTCAGATGTGGAAGAGTCCAAATGGAACTATAAGAGCAATATTAGATGGTACTGTTTTCCGTGCTCCAATACTTGTGGACAGCATTAAACCGTTTGTTAAGTCTTGGGTAAAGCCAATAACTATTGCCAGACATGCATATGGAGATGTTTATAAAAATGTTGAATACCGTGTACCAGAGGCAGGTAAGGCTGAATTAGTATTTACAAACGAAAAGGGCGAAGAAACTCGCCAAACAATATTCGATTTTAAAGGCCCTGGAATAATACAAGGACAACACAATATAGACAAATCTATAGAAAGCTTTGCAAGATCCTGCTTTAACTATGCATTAGATCAAAAGCAAGACGTATGGTTTGCAACAAAGGATACTATTTCTAAGCAGTATGACCACAGATTTAAAGACATTTTCCAAGAGATATATGACAAGGAATATGATGCTAAGTTTAAAGAAGCTGGAATTGAGTATTTCTATACATTAATTGATGATGCTGTTGCACGTGTTGTTAGATCTGAAGGTGGCTTTATTTGGGCATGTAAGAACTATGATGGTGATGTTATGTCCGATATGGTAGCAACTGCTTTTGGAAGCTTAGCTATGATGACATCAGTTTTAGTTTCACCTGAAGGATATTATGAATATGAAGCAGCTCATGGAACTGTTCAAAGACATTACTATCAGCACTTAGAAGGAAAAGAGACATCTACAAACTCTATGGCAACATTGTTTGCTTGGACAGGAGCACTTCGTAAGAGAGGCGAACTTGACGGAATTAAAGAACTTGTTGAATATGCAGACAAGATGGACAAGGCATCAATTCAAACAATAGAAAGTGGCATAATGACAAAAGACCTTGCTATGCTTTCAGAGTTAAAAGATATAAAAACAGTAAATACAGAGCAATTCCTGCTTGAAGTAAAGAAAACTTTTGATGCAATGTAA
- the asnA gene encoding aspartate--ammonia ligase: protein MKNLIKPDGYKSSLNIRMTEVAIKQTKDFFENELAKELNLTRVSAPLFVKPETGLNDNLNGVERPVSFDVKGVGGDTVEIVHSLAKWKRMALKRYGFESGEGLYTDMNAIRRDEDLDNLHSVYVDQWDWERIIQKSERTEETLKNIVKKIYSVFKRTEDYLASLYPELERILPEDIFFITTQELEDMYPTLTPKERENALAREKKAIFIMKIGDLLNSGIKHDGRAPDYDDWSLNGDIVFYYPVLDIAFEVSSMGIRVDEDSLVEQLKKAECEDRKKFKFHKDIINKELPYTIGGGIGQSRICMFFLRKAHIGEVQASVWSDEMFEECLNNNIYLL from the coding sequence ATGAAAAACCTTATAAAACCAGATGGATATAAATCTAGTCTTAATATCCGAATGACAGAAGTGGCTATAAAGCAGACTAAGGATTTCTTTGAAAATGAACTTGCTAAAGAACTGAACTTAACTAGAGTTTCAGCACCGTTATTTGTTAAGCCTGAAACTGGATTAAACGACAATCTTAATGGAGTAGAGAGACCTGTTTCTTTTGATGTAAAGGGTGTTGGCGGAGATACAGTTGAGATTGTGCATTCACTTGCAAAATGGAAGAGAATGGCTCTTAAGCGTTATGGTTTTGAATCAGGTGAAGGCCTATATACAGATATGAATGCTATCAGAAGAGATGAAGATTTGGATAACTTGCATTCAGTGTATGTAGATCAATGGGATTGGGAAAGAATTATTCAAAAAAGTGAAAGAACAGAAGAAACATTAAAGAATATCGTAAAAAAGATTTATTCTGTTTTCAAAAGAACTGAGGACTATTTAGCAAGCCTATATCCTGAATTAGAACGCATTTTACCAGAGGATATATTCTTCATTACAACTCAGGAATTAGAAGATATGTATCCTACGTTAACTCCAAAAGAAAGAGAAAATGCTTTGGCCAGAGAAAAGAAAGCTATATTTATCATGAAAATTGGTGATTTACTGAATTCTGGAATTAAACACGATGGAAGAGCACCTGACTATGACGATTGGTCATTGAATGGTGATATCGTTTTCTATTATCCAGTACTTGATATAGCATTTGAAGTATCCTCAATGGGTATTAGAGTAGATGAGGATTCACTTGTTGAACAGCTTAAAAAGGCTGAGTGTGAAGACAGGAAGAAATTCAAATTCCACAAGGATATTATTAATAAGGAACTTCCTTATACAATAGGTGGCGGAATAGGTCAATCAAGAATATGTATGTTCTTCTTAAGAAAAGCTCACATAGGTGAAGTTCAAGCTTCAGTATGGAGCGATGAAATGTTTGAAGAATGTTTAAATAATAATATATATTTACTGTAA
- a CDS encoding DUF4397 domain-containing protein: MINDSFYCPDETINPRQMPGVSNIRVFHAAPGAPEVDIYANGKKVANRLAFGQFTDYVSVSAGMYIIEAFPVGLKDSPILSIRLPIAEKKVYTLSVIGILPNIGILPVEDVYQPLFRNRVNIRFVNLSPNAPALNLALRYGQNIFTDIHYTEGSQYTTILPGIYNLVVKPTTVNTVVVNLPNVRLLPNRNLTFYVVGMYGQQPSSLEVYIPMDGTTYLRD; encoded by the coding sequence ATGATTAATGATAGCTTTTACTGTCCCGATGAAACAATTAATCCACGACAAATGCCAGGTGTTTCCAATATTAGAGTATTTCATGCTGCTCCAGGCGCGCCTGAAGTAGATATCTATGCCAATGGAAAAAAAGTTGCCAACAGGTTAGCCTTTGGTCAATTTACAGATTATGTTTCAGTAAGTGCTGGTATGTATATTATTGAAGCATTTCCTGTTGGATTAAAGGATTCTCCTATTTTAAGTATTCGCCTCCCAATAGCAGAGAAAAAAGTATATACTTTATCCGTTATAGGCATATTGCCAAATATTGGAATACTCCCCGTGGAAGATGTATATCAACCACTCTTTAGAAACAGAGTTAATATTCGTTTTGTCAACTTGTCACCTAATGCTCCAGCATTAAATCTTGCACTTAGATATGGACAAAACATATTTACTGACATCCATTACACAGAAGGAAGTCAATATACAACCATTTTGCCAGGCATTTATAATTTAGTAGTAAAACCTACCACAGTTAATACTGTTGTTGTAAATTTGCCTAATGTGCGCTTACTGCCTAACAGGAACCTAACATTCTATGTAGTTGGAATGTACGGTCAACAACCATCCTCACTTGAGGTTTATATTCCAATGGATGGTACAACTTATTTGAGAGACTAA
- a CDS encoding SEC-C metal-binding domain-containing protein, which produces MTLYEKWSEIAEQDRTPQENEAFWKEYFLKEKDNYADILANNRKTLKGTLSELASSFNMDTVTFTGFLDGMNTSLVEELDLESLEETTEISIEIDYEKLYFNMLDAKADWLYNLPEWENILSEEKRKAITKEYRVSKMAVSNRVGRNDPCPCGSGKKYKKCCGK; this is translated from the coding sequence ATGACACTATATGAAAAGTGGAGCGAAATAGCCGAACAAGATAGAACTCCACAGGAAAACGAAGCTTTCTGGAAGGAATACTTTTTAAAAGAAAAAGACAATTATGCGGATATACTAGCTAACAATCGCAAAACATTGAAAGGAACACTTTCAGAACTTGCCAGTTCTTTTAATATGGATACAGTTACTTTTACAGGATTTTTAGATGGAATGAATACCAGCTTGGTAGAAGAACTTGATTTAGAGTCTCTAGAGGAGACAACAGAGATATCTATTGAAATAGATTATGAGAAGTTGTACTTTAATATGCTAGATGCAAAAGCTGATTGGCTTTACAATTTACCTGAGTGGGAAAACATTCTATCAGAGGAAAAAAGAAAGGCTATTACGAAAGAATACAGAGTATCCAAAATGGCAGTTAGCAATAGGGTTGGTAGAAATGATCCATGTCCTTGCGGGAGCGGGAAGAAATATAAGAAATGCTGTGGAAAGTAA
- a CDS encoding citrate/2-methylcitrate synthase: MNEKINNYVDKKIDDIKKINYINLEQFVRYNVKKGLRNSDGSGVLVGLTEIGEVHGYVLYEGERKEDEGRLIYRGIDVVDLVKGFQQESRFGFEEVCYLLLFGELPSKVQLDEFVEVLSELRNLPEGFTEDMILKAPSSDIMNKLARSVLVLYSYDENPDSVDAKNLLRQSIELIAKFPTMVAYGYQAKSHYYGGKSLYIHNPRPDLSTAENILHLIRPDNKYTKTEAEILDLALVLHAEHGGGNNSTFAARVVSSTETDTYSAIAAAVGSLKGPKHGGANIKAMNMLQNIKENVSDWNDEEEIRNYLTKIMDKQAFDKAGLIYGLGHAVYTLSDPRTTLLKEKAHQLAIEKGREKEFLFYETVERIGPEVFCKKKGTSKNICANVDFYSGFVYDALGIPAELFTPLFAVARIVGWCAHRIEEVISNQKIIRPAYKSISKAKEYIPINQR; the protein is encoded by the coding sequence ATGAATGAAAAGATTAATAATTATGTAGATAAGAAGATAGATGATATTAAAAAGATAAACTATATCAATCTTGAGCAATTTGTAAGATACAATGTAAAAAAAGGATTGAGAAATAGTGACGGTTCAGGAGTATTAGTGGGACTCACAGAAATTGGAGAGGTTCATGGATATGTACTTTATGAAGGTGAAAGAAAAGAGGACGAGGGTCGTCTTATTTATAGAGGTATAGATGTTGTTGATTTGGTTAAAGGCTTTCAACAGGAGAGTAGGTTTGGATTTGAAGAGGTTTGCTATTTGCTTTTATTTGGTGAATTACCCAGTAAAGTTCAATTAGATGAGTTTGTTGAAGTGCTAAGTGAATTAAGAAATTTGCCAGAAGGATTTACAGAGGATATGATTCTTAAAGCACCAAGTTCTGATATAATGAACAAGCTTGCACGAAGCGTATTGGTGCTATATTCCTATGATGAAAATCCAGATAGTGTTGATGCAAAGAACTTATTAAGACAAAGCATTGAGTTAATAGCTAAGTTTCCAACAATGGTTGCATATGGATATCAAGCAAAATCTCACTATTATGGTGGAAAGAGCCTATATATACATAACCCAAGACCTGATTTGTCAACTGCAGAAAATATTTTGCACTTAATAAGACCTGACAATAAATATACAAAAACAGAAGCTGAAATTCTCGATTTAGCATTAGTACTTCATGCAGAGCATGGTGGCGGAAACAATTCAACGTTTGCAGCAAGAGTAGTATCATCTACTGAAACAGACACTTATTCAGCTATTGCTGCTGCTGTTGGTTCATTAAAGGGACCAAAGCATGGTGGAGCTAATATTAAGGCTATGAATATGCTGCAAAATATAAAAGAAAATGTTTCTGATTGGAATGATGAAGAAGAAATACGTAATTATTTAACAAAAATTATGGATAAACAAGCTTTTGATAAAGCTGGACTAATATATGGTCTAGGTCACGCGGTATATACTCTGTCAGACCCTAGAACAACCTTATTAAAGGAAAAAGCACATCAGCTTGCTATTGAAAAGGGCAGAGAAAAGGAATTTTTATTCTATGAAACTGTGGAAAGAATTGGACCTGAAGTATTCTGTAAGAAGAAAGGCACATCAAAGAATATTTGTGCTAATGTAGACTTTTATTCAGGTTTTGTATATGATGCATTAGGAATTCCAGCAGAGTTGTTTACACCTCTGTTTGCAGTGGCTAGAATTGTAGGCTGGTGCGCACATAGAATAGAAGAAGTTATCAGTAACCAAAAGATTATCAGACCAGCCTATAAGAGTATTTCAAAGGCAAAAGAATATATTCCGATTAACCAAAGATAA
- the pyk gene encoding pyruvate kinase, producing the protein MRKTKIVCTLGPASDNEAILRKLMLGGMNVARINFSHGSHEEHKKRIDLFKSIRDELKLPIPLLLDTKGPEIRTGSFKDGKVTLKENSEFVLVNKDIIGDETQCTVSYKELYKDVSIGSKILIDDGLVELKVMEINNKDIFCVVQNGGTIGNNKGINVPGAKLKLPALTVRDIEDIKFGIENDFDIIAASFVRKAADVAEIRKILEKNGGSDILIISKIENREGITNFDEILKASDGIMVARGDLGVEIPVEEVPIVQKNIIQKCFRNGKPVITATQMLDSMIRNPRPTRAEASDVANAIFDGTSGVMLSGETAAGKHPVEALEVMGKIAEKAESAVNYWKRFDAEITEISTSVTNAISHATCTTALDLKASAIITVTQSGHTARMIARFRPACPIIATTVNPKVQRQLNLSWGVTPFLVKMATTTDELFDMGIEKALESGMVKNGDLAVITAGVPTGISGTTNTLKVHIVGKVLVQGTGIGEFSATGEICVASTPKEALDNFSDGNILVVPFTDNSMLPIIKRAAAIVVEEGGQSCHTATVGLALDIPVIVGAENATKILKTGSVVTVDAERGLVLRSN; encoded by the coding sequence ATGAGAAAAACTAAAATCGTATGTACGTTAGGTCCTGCTTCAGATAATGAGGCTATACTTAGAAAACTGATGCTAGGTGGAATGAATGTAGCAAGAATTAATTTTTCACATGGCTCACATGAAGAACATAAAAAAAGAATAGATTTATTTAAAAGTATTAGAGATGAACTAAAATTACCAATTCCATTATTGTTAGATACTAAAGGTCCTGAGATAAGAACGGGCAGCTTTAAAGATGGAAAGGTTACACTAAAGGAAAATTCAGAATTTGTTTTGGTTAACAAGGATATAATTGGTGATGAGACACAATGTACTGTTTCTTATAAGGAACTTTACAAGGATGTTTCAATAGGAAGCAAGATTTTAATTGATGATGGCTTGGTTGAACTTAAGGTTATGGAAATAAATAATAAAGACATTTTCTGTGTTGTTCAAAATGGTGGAACTATAGGTAATAACAAAGGCATTAATGTTCCGGGAGCAAAATTGAAATTGCCTGCATTAACCGTTAGGGATATTGAGGATATAAAATTTGGAATTGAAAATGACTTTGATATAATTGCAGCTTCTTTTGTAAGGAAAGCAGCTGACGTAGCAGAAATCAGAAAAATACTTGAAAAAAATGGCGGCAGTGATATATTAATTATTTCCAAAATTGAAAACAGAGAAGGAATTACTAATTTTGATGAAATTCTTAAGGCTTCTGATGGAATAATGGTTGCCAGAGGTGACTTGGGAGTTGAAATTCCTGTTGAGGAGGTTCCCATTGTTCAAAAAAACATTATACAAAAGTGTTTTAGAAATGGTAAACCTGTTATTACTGCAACACAAATGCTGGACTCAATGATTAGAAATCCAAGACCAACACGTGCAGAGGCAAGTGACGTTGCAAATGCCATATTTGATGGTACTAGTGGGGTTATGTTATCAGGAGAGACAGCTGCAGGTAAGCATCCAGTTGAGGCATTAGAGGTTATGGGAAAAATTGCTGAAAAGGCTGAAAGTGCAGTGAATTACTGGAAGAGATTTGATGCTGAAATAACTGAAATTAGTACAAGTGTAACAAATGCTATAAGTCATGCTACCTGTACAACTGCTCTTGATTTAAAGGCTTCTGCAATAATTACTGTTACACAGTCAGGTCATACCGCTAGAATGATAGCCAGATTCCGTCCTGCATGTCCAATTATTGCCACTACCGTAAATCCGAAGGTACAGAGACAGCTGAATTTATCATGGGGTGTAACTCCTTTTTTAGTAAAAATGGCAACTACCACAGATGAGTTGTTTGATATGGGAATAGAAAAGGCACTTGAATCTGGAATGGTTAAAAATGGAGACTTAGCAGTTATAACAGCAGGAGTGCCAACAGGAATAAGTGGAACAACAAATACATTGAAAGTGCATATTGTGGGCAAAGTATTGGTACAGGGTACTGGAATAGGTGAATTTTCGGCTACAGGTGAGATATGTGTTGCATCCACACCAAAAGAAGCATTAGACAATTTTAGTGATGGAAATATACTTGTAGTTCCTTTTACAGACAATAGTATGCTGCCAATTATTAAAAGGGCTGCAGCTATAGTAGTAGAAGAAGGCGGACAATCATGTCATACTGCTACAGTAGGCTTGGCACTGGATATTCCAGTTATAGTTGGGGCAGAAAATGCTACTAAAATCTTGAAAACCGGATCGGTTGTGACTGTAGATGCGGAAAGAGGGTTAGTACTTAGAAGTAATTAA
- the lon gene encoding endopeptidase La, whose translation MSKILPLLPLRGLTVFPFMTLYFDVGRQKSIKALEEAMINDQLIFLVAQKDASSDSPDVDDIYSIGTISKVKQLLKLQGDTIRVLVEGISRAEIINVVQKEPFFAVEVLEPVVDEKFDNNEIEALKRRLVSMFEGYVKLSGKVSPDTALTVNDIDNISQISDIIANNIPLKLEQKQQILSEFHPLRRIEKLLQILYQETEILEIEKDINAKVRKQIDKVQKEYYLREQMKAIQTELGDKEGVTGEVEEYKARIPEAGFPEDVEKKVIKELDRLLKTPQGSAEGSVIRTYIDWIFDLPWSKKTDEIIDLNYAEEVLEQDHYGLTKVKERIIEYLAVQKLKNSLKGPILCLVGPPGVGKTSIAKSIAKALNRNYVRISLGGVKDESEIRGHRRTYVGSMPGRIISALKQAGSNNPLILLDEIDKMSSDFRGDPASAMLEVLDSEQNFAFRDHYLELPFSLSNVLFLTTANSLDTVPRPLLDRMEVLELSSYTEEDKANIAMKYLLPKQIELHGLTSKNIKIDEETIRDVINFYTKEAGVRNLEREIGAICRKVAKAIVSENRRTITITRSNLDKYLGIKKYRFDYANEHDEIGIATGLAWTSVGGVTLSIEVNIMPGNGKLELTGHLGDVMKESAKAAISYIRSVCKELKISEDFYEKNDIHIHVPEGATPKDGPSAGITLATAMVSALSGVPVSRKVAMTGEITLRGRVLPIGGLKEKVLAAHRAGIDTVIIPIDNKKDIDDIPENVRKSLKFICASDMKTVLKNALSTK comes from the coding sequence ATGTCAAAAATATTACCATTGTTACCATTACGCGGATTGACAGTATTTCCGTTCATGACATTATATTTTGATGTTGGAAGGCAAAAATCAATAAAAGCTCTTGAAGAAGCTATGATTAATGATCAGTTGATTTTTTTGGTTGCTCAAAAGGATGCCTCTTCGGATTCTCCTGATGTGGATGATATTTATTCAATCGGTACTATATCAAAGGTTAAGCAGCTTCTTAAACTTCAGGGAGACACTATTCGTGTGTTGGTTGAGGGAATAAGCAGAGCTGAAATAATAAATGTGGTTCAGAAGGAACCTTTCTTTGCTGTTGAAGTTTTAGAGCCTGTAGTAGATGAAAAATTTGATAATAATGAGATAGAAGCACTAAAAAGAAGATTGGTTTCAATGTTTGAAGGCTATGTTAAGCTCAGTGGTAAGGTTTCTCCAGACACAGCATTAACAGTTAATGATATAGACAATATCAGCCAAATATCAGATATTATTGCCAATAATATACCTTTAAAATTGGAACAGAAGCAGCAGATTCTTTCGGAATTTCATCCTTTGAGAAGGATAGAAAAGCTTTTACAGATTCTATATCAGGAAACAGAGATACTTGAAATAGAAAAGGATATAAATGCTAAGGTAAGAAAGCAAATAGACAAGGTACAAAAGGAGTATTACCTTAGAGAGCAAATGAAAGCAATCCAGACTGAATTAGGTGACAAAGAAGGGGTTACCGGTGAGGTTGAAGAATATAAAGCAAGGATTCCAGAGGCAGGATTCCCAGAGGATGTTGAAAAGAAGGTCATAAAAGAACTTGACAGATTATTGAAAACTCCACAAGGTTCGGCTGAAGGAAGCGTAATAAGAACCTATATTGATTGGATTTTCGACTTGCCTTGGAGCAAAAAAACAGATGAAATAATTGACTTAAACTATGCAGAAGAAGTGCTAGAACAGGATCATTATGGGCTTACAAAGGTTAAGGAGCGCATAATTGAGTATTTGGCTGTACAGAAGCTAAAAAATAGTCTTAAGGGGCCAATTTTATGCTTGGTAGGGCCTCCTGGTGTTGGTAAAACTTCAATTGCAAAATCAATTGCAAAGGCACTTAATAGAAATTACGTCCGCATATCCCTTGGAGGAGTTAAGGATGAGTCTGAAATACGCGGACACAGGAGAACTTATGTTGGTTCAATGCCAGGTAGAATAATTTCTGCATTGAAACAGGCTGGTTCAAACAATCCATTAATTCTTCTGGACGAGATAGACAAGATGAGCAGTGATTTTAGAGGAGATCCAGCTTCAGCCATGTTAGAGGTTCTGGATTCTGAGCAAAACTTTGCTTTTAGAGATCATTATTTAGAATTGCCTTTCAGCTTGTCAAATGTTTTGTTTTTAACTACTGCAAATAGCTTGGATACTGTACCTAGACCTTTGCTTGACAGAATGGAAGTTCTTGAACTTTCATCTTACACAGAGGAGGACAAGGCTAATATTGCAATGAAGTATCTGTTGCCAAAGCAAATTGAACTTCATGGTTTAACCTCAAAGAATATAAAGATTGATGAAGAAACTATAAGAGATGTTATTAACTTCTATACAAAAGAAGCAGGAGTAAGAAATCTTGAAAGAGAGATAGGAGCAATTTGCAGAAAGGTTGCTAAGGCAATTGTTTCAGAAAACAGAAGAACAATAACAATTACTCGTTCAAATTTGGACAAGTATCTCGGCATAAAGAAATATAGATTTGATTATGCAAATGAGCATGATGAAATAGGTATTGCTACTGGACTTGCATGGACTTCTGTTGGTGGAGTAACCTTATCTATTGAAGTAAACATAATGCCTGGAAATGGAAAACTAGAATTGACAGGTCATTTAGGAGATGTTATGAAAGAGTCTGCTAAAGCTGCAATAAGCTATATCAGGTCTGTTTGTAAAGAACTCAAGATTTCAGAAGATTTTTATGAAAAGAATGACATTCATATTCATGTTCCTGAGGGTGCTACTCCAAAGGATGGACCTTCAGCAGGAATAACTCTTGCAACAGCAATGGTTTCAGCTTTATCAGGAGTACCAGTAAGCAGAAAGGTTGCTATGACAGGTGAAATAACATTAAGAGGAAGAGTCCTTCCAATTGGAGGCTTGAAAGAAAAGGTGCTTGCTGCACACAGAGCTGGTATAGATACTGTAATTATACCTATTGATAATAAAAAGGATATTGATGATATACCAGAAAATGTAAGAAAGTCACTGAAATTTATTTGTGCTTCAGATATGAAAACAGTTTTAAAAAATGCATTATCTACAAAATAG